Genomic segment of Eleutherodactylus coqui strain aEleCoq1 chromosome 1, aEleCoq1.hap1, whole genome shotgun sequence:
TTCCACTACTCAGCTCTGTAGACCCCGTCAAGATCAGCCCTTCTGCCctgtaatactctgtgctgctatgCTGCACTCTACTCCTTCCACTACTCAGCTCTGTAGACCTCCACAAGATCAGCCCTTCTGCCCTGTAATACTCTGCACTCTACTCCTTCCACTACTCAGCTCTGTGGACCCCAACAAGATGTGCGCTTCTGCCCTGTAATACTCTGCACTGCTATACTGCACTCTACTCCTTCCACTACTCAGCTCTGTAGACCCCCACAAGATCAGCCCTTCTGCCTGTGATACTCTGCACTGCTATGCTGCACTCTACTCCTTCCACTACTCAGCTCTGTAGACCCCCACAAGATCAGCCCTTCTGCCctgtaatactctgtgctgctatgCTGCACTCTACTACTTCCACTACTCAGCTCTGTAGACCCCCACAAGATCAGCCCTTCTGCCTGTAATACTCTGCACTGCTATGCTGCACTCTACTCCTTCCACTACTCAGCTCTGTAGACCCCCACAAGATCAGCCCTTCTGCCCTGTAATACTCTGCACTGCTATGCTGCACTCTACTCCTTCCACTACTCAGCTCTGTAGACCCCGTCAAGATCAGCCCTTCTGCCCTGTAATACTCTGCACTGCTATGCTGCACTCTACTCCTTCCACTACTCAGCTCTGTAGACCCCCACAAGATCAGCCCTTCTGCCctgtaatactctgtgctgctatgTTGCACTCTACTACTTCCACTACTCAGCTCTGTAGACCCCCACAAGATCAGCCCTTCTGCCCTGTAATATTCTGCACTGCTATGCTGCACTCTACTCCTTCTTGTAGTCACTCAAACACACAGAactcgtgcgattttctcacctgtgtaaGCGCTCAAGTCAAAATTACGTGGGAGATTGCAAATTGTGCCCGAGATTCTCCTGACGCTATTCGCGTTGCACAACAGACGGACACCCCTTGCGTATGCCGTGCGATGTGCGAGACCTCACAGGATCCATTCTCGGGCCGGAAGGGCCTAAAAATGGAAAATGCAGTTTTCCCATCTTGCACTATCAGTGCGAGAGAAAAGTCACTCGTGTAAATTAACCCACTGAGAACGAGGGGTTAATACATCATGTGAGTTCTGCGCGTTACGCAAATACACAGAATTTGTGCGCTTTTGACACCCACGTAAATAAGCCGTACGAGACTAGGACACGCTTCTAGAGGACTCCGCGTTGCTGGGGAAATCGCTTCTAGTAGGCGGCTCTCAGTCTGTAAGCCCCGCCCACCCCCTGAAATACTCGACCGCAATACTATACGCCTGCCAGGGGCGGAGTCCCCCACAGAGCGGCTTACAGGGTCTACGCTGGGCAGATCGTTGAAGGACAGGTCTATCCAGCAGAGGCGCGCCGCGTCGCTCAGCAGCTTCTCCATTACGTCTCTGAAGCCGTGGAGGTCGGTCAGCGTGTTATTGTTCAGCCGTAGCGCCCGACTCATCAGCTTCCCGTCTTCACAGCGCCTTATGGGTTTTATGCCCTGGCGGGGGTCCTCCTGCAGCACGTCTGTGGGGTACAAAGACATACTATTAGCCTTGGGACGCATGTGGGGTTTTGGAGTGGGAAGGGCGGCCATATTGGGTGTGACCCAGAGATGTATTGTTGCTGCGCCGCCACCAACAGGCTGCTGGTATACTCTGCACAGCGCTTTACCGGGACCATACCCACACATGGCACTGGGCTGGCTAGGCCACGTTAACCCCCAACCCATCGGCCATGCTTGAGTTTTACGGATGGCCCTTCTGATTTTGCGCTGAAGATAGATATTGGCCATTACAGACGCGTTTAGGGCAGAACCGAGTGATGATTGGCCCTTACCTTCCATGGAGTTGATGCACTTAAACGCCAGATCCACAGGGGGCGCCGAGTCACAGCTGTTGTCGATGCGCTTACTCATCGTGGAACCTGCAAGGAAAATATAATGAGCCGTAAATGTCTGTGCCTCGTGCGTCCGAGACCCAGCGGAACAGTCCTAGATTGTACGTCCGGTCCTGGGTGTCCCACCACCAAACCCTGAATGGTCCCGAGAGGGCAAGGACCCTGGAAACTATCAGTACAGGAAGGCTGCACAGACATGTCAGCGATCGTATCTGACACCCAAATACACAGGACTCCGAAATTTAGGAAGGGGAGTACACTGCTGCGGGACcctccgtccccctcctcctccggacCCCTCCGTCCCCCGCCTCCGAACCCCTCCATCCCctgcctcctccagacccctccgtCCCCCTCCTCCAGATACCTttgtcctcccctcctcctccagaccgcTTCGCCCCCCTACTCCTCCAGACCcttctcctccagacccctcctcctccaaacgcctcagtccccctcctcctcgggacacctccttcctctcctcctccagacctctccatccccctcctccagatctctccgtccccctcctcctccaggcctctccatccctctcctcctccagacctctccgtcctcctcctcctccacacctcTCTGTCCCCCTCCTCTAGACCtctccatccccctcctcctcctccagacctctctgtccccctcctcctccagacctctccgtgcccctcctcctcctccagacctttccgtccccctcctcctcctccagacctcttcgtccacctcctcctcctccggaccCCTCCGTCCCCCGCCTCCGAACCCCTCCATCCCctgcctcctccagacccctccgtCCCCCTCCTCCAGATACCTttgtcctcccctcctcctccagaccgcTTCGCCCCCCTACTCCTCCAGACCcttctcctccagacccctcctcctccaaacgcctcagtccccctcctcctcgggacacctccttcctctcctcctccagacctctccgtcctcctccagacctctccatccccctcctccagatctctccgtccccctcctcctccaggcctctccatccctctcctcctcatcctcctccagacctctccgtcctcctcctcctccacacctcTCTGTCCCCCTCCTCTAGACCtctccatccccctcctcctcctccagacctctctgtccccctcctcctccagacctctccgtgcccctcctcctcctccagacctttccgtccccctcctcctcctccagacctcttcgtccacctcctcctcctccagacctcttcgtccccctcctcctcctccagacctcttcgtccacctcctcctcctccagacctcttcgtccccctcctcctcctccagaccactccgtccccctcctccttctcctccatacctctctgtcttcctcctccttcagacccatcctccaggcccctccttccccctcctcctccagacccctccgtctccctcctcctccagtcccctccttctctgtccccctcctcctccagacccctccgtccccctcgtcctccagacccctccttcctctcctcctccgtctccctcctcctccagacccctcctcCTCCATCCTCTCCTcctccgtccccctcctcctcaggacccctccgtccccctcctcctccagacccctccacccctctcctcctcctccagacccctcctccctcttctcctccacacccctcccttctctcctcctccgtccccctccttcctctcctcctccagacccttccgtccccctcctcctccagaccccttcatccctctccacttcctcctccagacccctcctccctcttctcctccacatccctcctctcctcctccagacccctccttccactcctcctccaaaaccctccttcctctcctcctccagacccctccttctctgtccccctcctcctccagacccctccttCTCCATCCcgctcctcctccagaccccctttctcctcctcctccagacctctcCGTCGCCCCTTGTCCAgacccctccgttcccccccatcctcccccagaccccactctcctcctcctccagacccccccttttttctccacCTCCAGACCTCTCcgtcctcctccagacctctccacccccctcctcctcctccagacctctacgtccccctcctcctccagacctctccgtccccctcctcctcctccagacccctccttCCTCTCCACCTCCAGACCTCTCcgtcctcctccagacctctccacccccctcctcctcctccagacctctacgtccccctcctcctccagacctctccgtccccctcctcctccaggcctctccgtccccctcctcctccaggcctctccgtccccctcctcctccaggcctctccgtccccctcctcctccaggcctctccatccccctcctcctccaggcctctccgtccccctcctcctccaggcctctccgtcctcctcctccacacctctctgtccccctcctccacacctctccgtccccctcctcctccacacctCTCCGTCCCCCTCCTCCAGACCTCTCCGCCCCCCTCCTCCAGACCTCTCCGCCAGCCTCCTCCAGACCtctccgtccccctcctcctccagacctctccgtccccctcctcctccagacctctccgtccccctcctcctcctccagacctctgtccccctcctcctccagacctctcAGTGCCCCTCCTCCAGACCTCTCAGTGCCCCTCCTCCAGACCTCTCagtgcccctcctcctcctccagacctctccgtccccctccttctcctccagacCTCTTCGTCCccgtcccctcctcctcatccagaCCTCTTCGTCCCCCTCCTCCAGACCactccgtccccctcctcctcctccagaccactccgtccccctcctcctccaggcctctccgtccccctcctcctcctccaggcctctccgtcctcctcctcctccagacctctctgtccccctcctcctctacacctctgtccccctcctccagacctctccgtccccctcctccagacctctccgtccccctcctcctccacacctctctgtccccctcctcctccacacctctctgtccccctcctccagacctctccgtccccctcctcctcctccagacctctctgtccccctccaCCTCCAGACCTCTCagtgcccctcctcctcctccagacctcttcgtccccctcctcctcctccagacctcttcgtccccctcctcctcctccagaccactccgtccccctcctcctcctcctccagaccactccgtccccctcctcctcctccagacctctctgtcctcctcctcctcctccatctagacccatcctccaggcccctccttccccctcctcctgcaggcCCCTCCTTCTCCAGACCCCTCCTTTCTCCTCCTGCTCCAGACCTCTCcgtcctcctccagacctctccaccccctcctcctcctccagacctctctgtcctcctcctcctcctccatctagacccatcctccaggcccctccttccccctcctcctgcaggcCCCTCCTTCTCCAgacccctcctcctccagacccctcctttctcctcctcctccagacctctccgtcctcctccagacctctccaccccctcctccagacctctccgtccccctcctcctcctccagacctctccgtccccctcctcctcctccagacctctccgtccccctcctcctccaggccTCTCCGTCCCCCATAAgcaaaaaatagaagtggaggggagctgctaccgttaaaaaaaatgtctttctttattgaataaaaaaaaccatacagctcacaggttcgcgctgaacgcgtttcggctatagtaGCCTTTGTCAGCAGCCTCtccgcccccctcctcctccaggccTCTCCGTCCCCCTCCTCCAGGCCTttccgtccccctcctcctccaggcctctctgtccccctccttctccagacctctccgtcctcctcctccagacctctccgtccccctcctccagacctctctatccccctcctcctccacacctctctgtccccctcctccagacctctccgcccccctcctcctcctccagacctctctgtccccttcctcctccagacctctccgtgcccctccttctcctccagacCTCTTcatccccgtccccctcctccagacctcttcgtccccctcctcctcctccagaccactccgtccccctcttcctcctccagaccactccgtccccctcttcctcctgcagaccactccatccccctcctcctcctccagaccacTCCGTCCCCCTCCAGACctctctgtcctcctcctccagacctctctgtcctcctcctccaggcccctccttccccttcctcctccagacccctccgtccccctcctcctccaggccCCTCCTTctctgtccccctcctcctccagacccctccgtccccctcctcctccagacccctcctcctccagacctctcCGTCGCTGCTCGTCCAGACCCCTGTTTTTCCCCATCCTCCCCCAGACCtctccgtccccctcctcctccagacccctctatccccctcctccttcagacttctccatccccctcctcctccagacctctGTCCCCCTCCTCCAGACCACTCCAtccccatccccctcctccagacCACTCCGtccccatccccctcctccaggCCTCTCCATCCCCCTCTCCCAGGCcgctccatcctcctcccccaggccgctccatccccctccccctcctccaggcCTCTCCGTACCTCTTCTTCTTCTCCAGGCCTCtttgtccccctctccctcctccaggcctctctgtctcccccctcctcctcctcctccaggcctCTCCGTCCCCTTTCTCTTCCAGACCTCTCAGTCCCCCTCCCCGTCCTCCAGGCCTCTCcgtctccccccctcctcctcctccaggcctCTCCATCCCTTTTCTCCTCCAGACctctcagtccccctcctccacaCCTCTCCGTCCCCCTCCTCCACACCTCTCCGTCCCCCTCCTCCAGACTTCTCTGTCCCTCCCCTTCTCCTCCAGACCTCTCcgtccccctcctcatcctccagaCCTCTCTATCCCCCCCACCCTCTTCCTACAGACCTCTCCATCctcgtcctcctccagacccctccttccccctcctcctctgtcccCCTCCTCCATCCCCCATCCCCCTtcttctccagacccctctgtccccctcctcctcttccatccccctcctccctcgccctccttcctctcctcctccgtccccctccttcctctcttcctccgtccccctcctcctccagacccctcctcCTGACCCCTCCTTCCACTCCTCCTCTAGACCACTCCTTcctctcctcctccagacccctcctcCGTCCCcccttcctccagacccctgtccccctcctcctccagacccctcctttcttctcctcctccagaccttTCCGTCGCCCCTCGTCCAGACCCCTCCCTTTTCCCCCATCCACcttcagacagctctgtccccTCTTCCCCCAGACcccgccctcctcctccttcctctcctcctccagtaatctccgtcctcctcctcctccagacctctcagtccccctccccctccagacccctccgtccccctcctcctccagacccctctgtccccctcctcctccagacccctccttCAGTCCAGACCTCttcgccccctcctcctccagacctctccgtccccccc
This window contains:
- the LRRC51 gene encoding leucine-rich repeat-containing protein 51; its protein translation is MSKRIDNSCDSAPPVDLAFKCINSMEDVLQEDPRQGIKPIRRCEDGKLMSRALRLNNNTLTDLHGFRDVMEKLLSDAARLCWIDLSFNDLPSVDPVLTTYRDLSVLNLHGNSISDLSEVDKLAALPNLKSLSLHGNPIETEKGYRSYILCLLPGLKSLDFSAVTKQDRVTAEVWRRMNLRPKHSKRTKE